A region from the Brassica napus cultivar Da-Ae chromosome C8, Da-Ae, whole genome shotgun sequence genome encodes:
- the LOC106360791 gene encoding uncharacterized protein LOC106360791 isoform X2, with amino-acid sequence MDKKKIVAAPSSSSSSSSSFDHIFGPRVYSSPSSSTTGLFSSIFPRPSEGMLGRQMDFASQGGHAKYQSPIERGERSNKKDKKSYHNEETEPPCNLSSSIYYGGQENYSSTTTTTKDTYKKDRDEGDSKSASRGNWWEVHAGSLYY; translated from the exons ATGGACAAGAAGAAGATTGTTGCTGCtccatcttcctcctcttcatcttcttcgtccTTTGATCATATATTTGGTCCAAGAGTCTATTCTTcgccttcttcatcaaccactgGATTGTTCAGTTCCATCTTCCCACGACCCTCTGAG GGGATGTTGGGGAGGCAAATGGACTTTGCAAGTCAAGGTGGACATGCGAAGTATCAATCTCCAA TTGAACGAGGAGAAAGAAGCAACAAAAAGGATAAAAAGAGTTACCATAATGAGGAAACAGAACCACCATGCAACTTGAGCTCATCCATTTACTATGGAGGCCAAGAGAACTATTCCTCTACAACGACTACCACCAAAGATACT TACAAGAAAGATAGAGATGAAGGCGATTCCAAAAGCGCATCAAGAGGAAACTGGTGGGAAG tgcATGCAGGGTCGCTTTATTACTAA
- the LOC106360791 gene encoding uncharacterized protein LOC106360791 isoform X3, whose product MDKKKIVAAPSSSSSSSSSFDHIFGPRVYSSPSSSTTGLFSSIFPRPSEKGMLGRQMDFASQGGHAKYQSPIERGERSNKKDKKSYHNEETEPPCNLSSSIYYGGQENYSSTTTTTKDTYKKDRDEGDSKSASRGNWWEGSLYY is encoded by the exons ATGGACAAGAAGAAGATTGTTGCTGCtccatcttcctcctcttcatcttcttcgtccTTTGATCATATATTTGGTCCAAGAGTCTATTCTTcgccttcttcatcaaccactgGATTGTTCAGTTCCATCTTCCCACGACCCTCTGAG AAGGGGATGTTGGGGAGGCAAATGGACTTTGCAAGTCAAGGTGGACATGCGAAGTATCAATCTCCAA TTGAACGAGGAGAAAGAAGCAACAAAAAGGATAAAAAGAGTTACCATAATGAGGAAACAGAACCACCATGCAACTTGAGCTCATCCATTTACTATGGAGGCCAAGAGAACTATTCCTCTACAACGACTACCACCAAAGATACT TACAAGAAAGATAGAGATGAAGGCGATTCCAAAAGCGCATCAAGAGGAAACTGGTGGGAAG GGTCGCTTTATTACTAA
- the LOC106360791 gene encoding uncharacterized protein LOC106360791 isoform X4, protein MDKKKIVAAPSSSSSSSSSFDHIFGPRVYSSPSSSTTGLFSSIFPRPSEGMLGRQMDFASQGGHAKYQSPIERGERSNKKDKKSYHNEETEPPCNLSSSIYYGGQENYSSTTTTTKDTYKKDRDEGDSKSASRGNWWEGSLYY, encoded by the exons ATGGACAAGAAGAAGATTGTTGCTGCtccatcttcctcctcttcatcttcttcgtccTTTGATCATATATTTGGTCCAAGAGTCTATTCTTcgccttcttcatcaaccactgGATTGTTCAGTTCCATCTTCCCACGACCCTCTGAG GGGATGTTGGGGAGGCAAATGGACTTTGCAAGTCAAGGTGGACATGCGAAGTATCAATCTCCAA TTGAACGAGGAGAAAGAAGCAACAAAAAGGATAAAAAGAGTTACCATAATGAGGAAACAGAACCACCATGCAACTTGAGCTCATCCATTTACTATGGAGGCCAAGAGAACTATTCCTCTACAACGACTACCACCAAAGATACT TACAAGAAAGATAGAGATGAAGGCGATTCCAAAAGCGCATCAAGAGGAAACTGGTGGGAAG GGTCGCTTTATTACTAA
- the LOC106360791 gene encoding uncharacterized protein LOC106360791 isoform X1, protein MDKKKIVAAPSSSSSSSSSFDHIFGPRVYSSPSSSTTGLFSSIFPRPSEKGMLGRQMDFASQGGHAKYQSPIERGERSNKKDKKSYHNEETEPPCNLSSSIYYGGQENYSSTTTTTKDTYKKDRDEGDSKSASRGNWWEVHAGSLYY, encoded by the exons ATGGACAAGAAGAAGATTGTTGCTGCtccatcttcctcctcttcatcttcttcgtccTTTGATCATATATTTGGTCCAAGAGTCTATTCTTcgccttcttcatcaaccactgGATTGTTCAGTTCCATCTTCCCACGACCCTCTGAG AAGGGGATGTTGGGGAGGCAAATGGACTTTGCAAGTCAAGGTGGACATGCGAAGTATCAATCTCCAA TTGAACGAGGAGAAAGAAGCAACAAAAAGGATAAAAAGAGTTACCATAATGAGGAAACAGAACCACCATGCAACTTGAGCTCATCCATTTACTATGGAGGCCAAGAGAACTATTCCTCTACAACGACTACCACCAAAGATACT TACAAGAAAGATAGAGATGAAGGCGATTCCAAAAGCGCATCAAGAGGAAACTGGTGGGAAG tgcATGCAGGGTCGCTTTATTACTAA
- the LOC106360790 gene encoding rop guanine nucleotide exchange factor 6 encodes MESSCIGSEGSKRYGESKRIVADSVTESTTDSSLSSSSCGAGSSSGRSVSSQSSPPTKSQLLGWPLGQGSWRKSSGKKMTKKTPTKVDTFGFKRIGTETSEVELLKERMAKLLLGEDMSGSGEGVCPALAISNAITNLYAAILGQQWRLEPLPSEKKTMWRREVEVLLSVSDHIVELVPSFQNIPNGSKIEVMNCRPRSDLSTCLPALRKLDNMLIEILDSFEGTEFWYVDQGVVASESARSNSFREDGDKWWLPLPRVPSDGLSEQTRKKLDHTRDFTNQILKACMSINSIALADMEVPQAYIEALPKNGRSCLGDFLYRNITSDNFSADYLLESIDLSSEHAVVEMANRVEASMYIWRRRAHSRHLISLYRSTGAKPTWGMIVREMMMNQNDGDKRQIFAGRAESLLISLKQRFPGLRQTALDTSKIQFNKDVGKSILESYSRVLESLAYSIGVRIEEVLYMDDISKEDHDDSCSDKLRLLSKEDASSRSAGSLRKRLSVPSLFSVSFSGTSTPYRTPSFSASTPTYSPMPLISPISGGGGERAPFLSRRNIRERCGFGPKKALANYLRG; translated from the exons ATGGAGAGTAGCTGTATTGGGTCTGAAGGATCTAAACGATACGGTGAGAGCAAACGAATCGTTGCTGACTCAGTGACCGAGTCAACAACTGATTCGAGCCTTAGCAGCTCTAGCTGCGGTGCTGGATCGAGCTCCGGGAGATCTGTATCTTCGCAGTCTTCTCCTCCGACGAAATCGCAGCTCCTTGGATGGCCGTTAGGGCAAGGCTCGTGGAGGAAGAGTTCAGGGAAGAAGATGACGAAGAAAACTCCGACCAAAGTCGACACCTTTGGGTTCAAGAGAATCGGAACCGAGACTTCTG aAGTTGAGTTGTTGAAAGAGAGGATGGCGAAGCTTCTGCTTGGTGAAGACATGTCAGGATCTGGTGAAGGAGTTTGTCCTGCTTTAGCCATCTCAAACGCTATTACCAATCTCTACG CTGCGATTCTGGGGCAACAATGGAGGCTAGAGCCATTACCTAGTGAGAAGAAAACAATGTGGAGAAGAGAAGTCGAAGTTCTTCTCTCTGTTAGTGATCACATTGTTGAATTGGTGCCTTCCTTTCAAAACATCCCCAATGGAAGCAAGATTGAG GTGATGAACTGCAGACCAAGATCAGATCTATCTACTTGTCTCCCCGCTCTAAGGAAGCTAGACAATATGCTTATT GAGATATTAGATAGCTTTGAAGGAACAGAGTTCTGGTACGTTGATCAAGGAGTTGTAGCTTCTGAATCCGCAAGGTCCAACTCTTTCCGTGAAGATGGAGACAAATGGTGGCTCCCTCTGCCACGTGTACCATCAGATGGACTCTCCGAGCAAACCAGGAAGAAGCTAGACCACACTCGAGATTTCACTAACCAAATCTTAAAAGCTTGTATGTCAATCAACAGCATTGCTTTAGCTGATATGGAAGTTCCACAAGCATACATTGAAGCTCTTCCAAAG AACGGGAGATCATGTCTTGGTGATTTTCTTTATAGAAACATCACATCAGATAACTTCTCAGCGGATTACTTGCTTGAGTCAATAGATCTTTCATCTGAGCATGCGGTTGTGGAGATGGCGAATCGAGTAGAAGCATCAATGTATATCTGGAGGAGAAGAGCTCATTCAAGGCATTTGATTTCACTGTATCGATCCACGGGTGCAAAACCCACTTGGGGGATGATAGTGAGggagatgatgatgaatcaAAACGATGGTGACAAGAGGCAGATATTTGCAGGAAGAGCTGAAAGCTTATTGATCAGCCTCAAGCAACGTTTCCCTGGACTTAGACAAACAGCTTTGGACACAAGCAAGATCCAGTTCAACAAG GATGTAGGAAAGTCTATACTTGAGAGCTACTCAAGGGTGCTTGAGAGTTTAGCTTATAGTATTGGTGTACGCATAGAGGAAGTGTTGTACATGGAtgacatcagcaaagaagatcATGATGATTCTTGTTCAGACAAGTTGAGGTTGTTGTCTAAAGAAGATGCATCAAGTAGGTCAGCAGGTTCACTAAGGAAGAGACTTTCGGTTCCATCGTTGTTCTCTGTGTCATTCTCAGGCACATCAACTCCTTACAGAACTCCATCATTCTCTGCATCGACTCCAACTTATTCACCAATGCCATTGATAAGCCCCATtagtggaggaggaggagagagagctcCGTTTCTCTCTAGGAGAAACATTAGAGAACGTTGTGGGTTTGGTCCAAAGAAAGCGTTGGCTAATTATCTCCGGGGTTGA
- the LOC106360792 gene encoding UDP-glycosyltransferase 76F1 — MEERKGRRIIMFPVPFPGHFNPMIQLAGIFHHRGFSVSILHTSHNFPDPSRHPHFTFRAISHKKEGEGEDPPSRSETSGLDLVSFIRVLKQKYAEPFRETLAAEVGGGETVCCLVSDAIWGRSTEDAAKEVGLRRVVLRTGGAASFRAFAAFPLLRDKGYFSILDSRLDDPVIELPPLKVKDLPVIETNDPDELYRIITDMVEGVKSSSGVIWNTFEDLERDQLIDMSSNFHVPFFPIGPFHKHNNDLPPKTKKKDNETINWLDKQEPKSVVYASFGSLADVEEKEFLEIAWGLRNSKQSFLWVVRPGLVRGTEWLDSLPCGFMENVGDKGKIVKWANQLDVLAHPAVGVFWTHCGWNSTVESICEGVPMICTPCFTDQLVNARYIADVWRVGKVLERSMMNKGEIEKVVKSAMIVEGDGMRDRCLAFKEMADKSLGKNGSSSNYLDKLVRHALSFDS, encoded by the exons atggaagaaagaaaaggaagGAGAATAATCATGTTTCCTGTACCGTTTCCGGGACACTTCAACCCAATGATCCAACTGGCCGGAATATTCCACCACCGTGGCTTCTCCGTCTCGATCCTCCACACTTCCCACAACTTCCCCGATCCTTCTAGACACCCACACTTCACATTTCGAGCCATCTCTCACAAGAAAGAGGGAGAAGGAGAAGACCCTCCCTCTCGGTCGGAAACTTCGGGTCTGGACCTCGTTTCATTCATACGTGTACTGAAACAGAAGTACGCTGAACCGTTTCGTGAGACTCTTGCGGCGGAAGTAGGTGGAGGAGAGACGGTTTGTTGTTTGGTCTCCGACGCTATATGGGGGAGGAGCACAGAGGATGCGGCCAAAGAGGTTGGACTACGTCGAGTGGTGTTGAGGACAGGTGGCGCTGCGTCGTTTCGTGCTTTTGCCGCTTTCCCTCTTCTTAGAGATAAGGGTTACTTCTCTATCCTAG ATTCTAGACTAGATGATCCAGTGATAGAGCTTCCACCACTGAAAGTGAAGGATCTTCCGGTAATAGAAACGAACGATCCAGATGAACTATACCGCATAATTACCGACATGGTGGAAGGAGTCAAGTCTTCATCAGGAGTCATATGGAATACATTCGAAGATCTTGAAAGAGACCAACTCATAGATATGAGCAGCAACTTCCATGTTCCCTTCTTCCCCATCGGACCATTTCACAAACATAACAATGATCTCCCaccgaaaacaaagaaaaaagataaTGAAACAATCAATTGGCTCGACAAGCAAGAACCAAAGTCAGTGGTCTACGCGAGTTTTGGAAGCCTTGCAGATGTAGAAGAGAAAGAGTTTCTCGAGATTGCTTGGGGTCTAAGAAACAGTAAACAGTCTTTCTTGTGGGTGGTTAGGCCAGGGTTGGTCCGAGGGACCGAGTGGCTAGATTCATTGCCTTGTGGTTTTATGGAAAACGTTGGAGATAAGGGAAAAATTGTGAAGTGGGCGAATCAGTTAGATGTATTGGCTCATCCAGCGGTTGGCGTGTTTTGGACGCATTGTGGATGGAACTCAACGGTAGAGAGCATATGTGAAGGTGTTCCAATGATATGTACGCCTTGTTTCACGGACCAGCTTGTGAACGCAAGGTACATTGCTGATGTATGGCGAGTCGGGAAGGTGTTAGAGAGAAGTATGATGAATAAGGGAGAGATTGAGAAGGTAGTAAAAAGTGCAATGATAGTTGAAGGAGATGGGATGAGAGACAGGTGCTTGGCCTTTAAAGAGATGGCTGACAAAAGCTTGGGGAAAAATGGATCTTCGTCCAACTATTTAGACAAACTTGTGAGGCATGCCTTGTCTTTTGATTCCTAA